The Cryptomeria japonica chromosome 9, Sugi_1.0, whole genome shotgun sequence DNA segment TTCGCCTACTGGTGAAGGAGCGAATTTCCTGGCCAAAATGTCGGAGTTGCGAAACTTGCCCAAATGCCTTTCATTCCAAAActgatccaaaatccaaaatttgtagAATCTGGCGAAAACTGGTCTAAAGTCCAAAATTTTGCTTAAGTTCCCAAAATTGCCTTATgaggccgaatttcggacccagaGGCCAAATATTGAAACTTCACAAGGTTGAAAATTTGCTAAAATTgcccagggggccgaatttcggactctggggcgaaaatttcaaaaattcaaagttTCTCAATGGTCCGAAAATGCTTTCTAAATCTTGCAAAAAGACCCTTATGGTCCAAAATTCACTTAAaacgcccaatttcggaccctggggcgaaaactTGAAAATATGAAATGTTGCAAAAGGACCCTTATGGTTCGAAATTCCACTTAAgtccccaatttcggaccctggggccgaaattcaGAGTTGTGCAAATTTGCAAAAGGTGGGTTTAGGTCCGAAAATGCCTCCAATTCACCAAAAGTTCAAAAACTCCAAAAATTTGCGGAAAGGTGGCTAAGGTCCGAAGTTTTTAAATGAATTTGCAAAGCATGTTTAATGGTCCGAAATTCGTAGGAAGCGCCTTAGGGTCCGAAGTCTTCTTAAGTTGCAGAGCATGCGCTAGGGGAAGAAAACTTTTCTAATTTGCAAAGAAAAACGCTAAAACTTCGAATTTGCAAAACATGTTTAATGCTCTGGAATATCTCCAATCGCATAAGGCGTTAAAATTCATTCAAACACTCCAAAATTTGCAAAAGGGTGGTTTAGGTCCGAAAATGATAGAGTTGGCCAAAAATGTTTAATGCTCTGAAATTTGCAAAATCATACAAAAGGTCCGAAGTTTTTTTGAAAAGCGTTGAAGCTCCGAAAATCTTCAAAATCGTAAAACACTTGAAGCTCCGAAGTTTGAAGATACGAAGACTTGCGAAAATGGGCCTAGGGTCCgaagtttttttgaaaaattgcgaAACATGTTAAATAGCTCTGAGAATCTTCAGTTCGCCAAAACGCCTTGAATCTCCGAAATCGCCAAAGCACGTGAAAATCGCGAAGGATGAAATAGCTCCGAAGTTCACGCACGCTGGGCAAATGTGAAGTATAGGTTTTGGAAGGGCCTCCATATTCGTCAAAGGGTCCGAAGTTGGAAGGGAAAACTCAGTTTAGAATTTGCAAAACAGCGCCCTAAGCTCCGAGATTCGCCATAAAACTTCAAACTGCAACGCGAAGAAGCAATACAAGGAATTCGAATTTCAAACCCCTCCATTCCTCCGAAGATAAGACGCAATTCGAATTTCGAACCCCCTCCATGCTGCTGCATTTCGTGTGAAGAAAGATCGCGTCCGATTTTGAAAGGGAAAAGAGCCAATTTCGCACGATTTGCATTCAAGGTAAAAACGTTGCAAACCATTAATCATTCAAGTTCAGGTTGCCAATTACCCAAGGTAAAAAAAACCGTTTAAGATGATAAATTCCTTTCAAATAGTAACCGCGAAAATTTGAATCAAagagataaccgttggaattcaaaaCTTTGCAGAATTGTCCATTCGTCTTCGCGCAGCAAGGTCAGACAATTCCTCGCCATCCGTTTTCGTCAGGTAAGTGCACTTTGTCTCTCGTAATCATCTCGTATGGTTATTCATCAAATGGACGCCTGTGCAAACTGATTAGAATGCTTAAATTTTCGAAATCTGCATCTTTCTCGCTTGTAAAACGTCGCGCAAAGCAGTCAAAACTAGAATTTGCTCCTAAGATTTAACCAGAAATTGCATTTTTTTAAACTTAGGAAATTTTTTCAAGCTTTGTCCCTATTGAGAATTAATCCAGAAAATGCTTAAGTATAAATTCGTGATTAAAAGCTTTATGCTGTGGTTAAAATCAATCAAGCTTTGAGCTAGAAATGTCGCTCCATgtccaatctaaattttgaattaatccttgaatgctggagtattctctatctaacccgccttacttcttttgtatcacctcgtaatccacgtccgactgtgcaggataaatgcctaaattggcggtagaatcatcaaagacgcccgcTGCAGCtgagacatcgcgagcatccaaatcagatatcccgcgcaaggttgaaaggatgaagtatcaatatcagagaggaggattgagggagtcaaaagtgcatagcgtctgggacaatgtcggtgataccgaccttggccatattgacgttcaagacttcaggaatcgggtcttctcccctaacgcatatggcaagtctagacagatggtggaaagtggcatcgcccaagcggtaggatttcctccatcatatagaactatgagttagtggtagaggcCGCCTGACACTATTAGCGaaattccagattggtgctccttgagaacatgaccatcgccaacttcactcctgaggccactACACAATGCCTCCaaatcccatattcccccgacggcattggcgcaaaggaccacaacagaatttgaaggagtacgggacaccgcTAGGGCCGTCAGGGAATGGATACAAGACATCATGAAAAGGGGAGAGCGAATCCTTAAGGAAGTAAAAGAGATGGCCcaccatcgagagctcactctagtcaagttattagaggtaaagagggaatccctccacATGCACGAAGTAGCTgccactacccttcccctcatgagagctcttttctggacacacgagcagattcctacattgtccgccatcctagatcctcatagcatcaatactcttaaggaatggtactggactatcaccatgaaaaaCGACACTagagaaattattgacaaagagaaTGACGCATGTGAGGTGAttctgggaaacatgcaagaactaggtaagacaatcctccgatcaatggtttcgggatggATAAACGACTTGTTCGATGATGCAATCCAGCCGGACTGTGAAGAAAGATTGGGAACGGATAGGATTACCTATTCCGCTAAAGACTTGAGTTTTGTTGGTCAGTTCCATTAAGACATGttatgctttgagcgtaatcgctccagctggaaggacggtttaaagcacgtagaccagtatctcgaaggcatgcaatacaaaattcgtcatcctcctatgcctccattcagtttgTTATTCCAGTTATGCATCAAGTTCCAGGAATATGTTCGTGAGGAACGGGCAGCAGGTCGTGATCTATGGCGCAAATATTTGCATGGCGAAgatcaatttctagaaaaggagtgtgaGACTGAAATAGAGAAAGTGATTTCTCAAAAGTGCCTTTTTCTCtctaaatcttaaaagtgcacttttgcaccaaaaggtgacatttgacttttggtcaacaaaatgtaaaactttattaatgcacctttttggattattttttggaattgttgtaattacctttttaggtagttattgctcctttgggggtggttgttgatatttgcatcccatttatgggtatgggccaaagaaacgggactcggactcggctcgaactcggcaaggccgactcggactcggactcgggactcggcgtcagacttggctccagactcggctggactcaggaaagtgaaaaactcaagaaatttagagatttttaaagatttaaaacttgttacagacaccctttattgaatacaccttaaagacccAAAAACATCAtgaaactcggctcatttgattacatacacaagtatacatcaattacataagcataaacgcaaattgtagctgaagaaaataacaaacagagatatataaatattgtcaaatgtatacaatattacaaaactcatggaataaaaaatccatgtcatcatatgatcatcatcaaatgtttcatacaaataccaaaggtaaatagtaaatactaaatacaactacaagtgtacaagcctatggctcagagggccgtgcaactgcaccctctcgccctggccccttgcgaaggcgtttaaagtaggtcctggatgattcagcaaccatagtcgctccccgtgacaccatgccatgctcaccaacatcagggaCATCTGTGTCATGCTTGCCAACACCAGGAACAACTGTGTCActctgagtctcagtatttcctgtctctgctcCTCCTGTACCATGGCTACAGCCTtggcctctatatctacctggtcaatccaatcaatgtcatcatcactaaatacagctgtaggagtcccaagagctgtctgattctcattggcccactctgcttcaagatcaacctcatttagaatgataggagacatgtcaactattgcattctttctcattcttaggcggaggttgtagtgaacaaagacgagatcattcatcttctccacagataatctattgcgcctcttggagtgtatgtgctcaaacatactccaattgcgctcacaacctgatgcgttgcatggttggctcaagatgtgaatggccaacttctgaatatttggtgtctctgggccaaaaaagttccaccaatgatctgagtttgaaatgagaaaaataaataaacttagtctcactcatgaactcatttaacaagttacaatatagtattgaataaaactaaaattaagcctaacaatttatttttacctcgcatcatagttgtcctaccatctttggcgacaggacgagagaaggtctccccttgtgcatctgagaacatctgtagctctcgaaaaggtctatctgagaagtaccagcaggtcccatcttctccatgattgcatatagcccattaaggacctccacatcagccttgaaagaagggataaagcGGAATgtcggattcagataataggctgccgcatggatgggcctatgaagctgatgatgccatctcctatcaatgatctcccaaatgggaccatacttgctctcatctacTCGATAGACGAATttgatggcctccttcgccctatccatgccctcatatatatagcccattgcgggcttatctccatctgcaactcgcaacaaaaccaccaagggcttaacaaactgcaaaattgaaaatattgtgtaatttagaaaaatgagcaaataagagaatacatataataagttataaaacatgaagttaaattgtagaatttataaaaaaattaccttcactatctcatcacaagggacccaaaagccttgctcatcaaaaatgcagtctgccatctctatccctgcaggggtggtagcataggatgaggaagaccactcctcaccaacaatcatacgtctcaaggcagacttagacctaagcatggactgcaatgtgaggaagtttgtggcaaatcttgtgattcctggacgagctaactccttttgctttgtgtattgtctcataagagccaacacccatgaatgattatatacaaatttgcagacatttcttgccctttctacacatctcttgacccatgggatttttctaATATcttccaacatgaggtcaatgcaatgagcaacacatggagtccaaactatagatgggtgcctctccatcaatagtctacctgcagcaacataatttgttgcattgtaaattgtaattaatggaggtacaaactacaagatagtaattaatttgcaaacaaaattagtttgtaatcaaaagtttacccgcagcaacataatttgctgcattgtcggtcaccacctgtaccacgttctcctcacccacatcttcaatca contains these protein-coding regions:
- the LOC131858091 gene encoding uncharacterized protein LOC131858091, giving the protein MLEDIRKIPWVKRCVERARNVCKFVYNHSWVLALMRQYTKQKELARPGITRFATNFLTLQSMLRSKSALRRMIVGEEWSSSSYATTPAGIEMADCIFDEQGFWVPCDEIVKMEISPQWAIYMRAWIGRRRPSNSSIE